GCGCCTTGTCGAGGGACGGCTGGACCCCGAAGTCGAAGCCGGTGACGTCGCGCACGAAGGTGAAGCGGGCAAGGCCGAAGGAGATGTCGATCCGGCGCTGGTCGCGACGCGCGACCTCGCACCCGCAAAGAGCGTCAGCGCCTCCCGGATCGTGAGTTCGCGACGGCCGGCCTCGTTGATCAGGCTGTCGAGTTGATCGCGCAGCGCCGTCAGCTTCAAACGGCCGAGCAAGGCGGTCAAATGATCATGGTCGTTCATCAGAAGCGATGTAATCACCTCCACTCGCGAAATGGCCATATGACTGCTCCTAGGATTGCCCCTAGTACTTCACGTCTTCGCGCCGACACTACAAGGCGGCCCTCGACGGATGGGTACGGAAGGAGCTTTTGCGCTCGATTGATTCGGCAATCAGCCTCGGGATCAGCCCTGCGCGTTCTCAGCATTGCTTAAGGAGCTAAGCAGTGGCGAGTTTTACAGTTTTCAAATGAAATACTTTCGTAAAATATAAAATTAATTTAACATTGTTAATAATAGATACCACAAATTTAAATCAAACTACCAAATTAATCTAGAAGTATGCTATCCCAACTTGAGCTACCGTATCGATCAATAGCGCCCTATCAAGAAAAAGGTTCCGCGCCTCGCAACTTGTCTCAGCGATTACCAAGCAGCCATGACAGGCCGCACCGTGAAGCGTCCGATCCTCAGCTGCGCTAGCCGGCTCGTGATCGGCGCAGACCGGATCGCCCGAGCACAACCTTTGTCTTTCGAGCGCTGCTTCCAGAACTTGACCGAAACGCCGGCTAACTTCGACCAACCCTCCGAGGGTCCCCTGATTTCCCGCCGAAGCGGTGTAGATCAGGATACCGACAGAAGGAACTTCGGCGCCCAAGCTGGGCCCAATATAAATGCGCTCGCGGATCGAGCTCGCAGGATAGCCGCAGTCGATAGCGACCTCGGCGATCAAGGCGTGAGCGAGTGAATGTGCCACCAGATATTCCGGGCGCAGCTGGTCTCGGATTGCACCGTTCGAGATGTTCTCGCCACGCTGACGGCGCTGCTGAACCCACCTATCAGCCCCTGCTTGGATCGACGCGATGCGATCCCGAACTGCGGGTCGAGAGCGCCAGCTCTGCAACACATTCCGGTCGAGCGTTAGGAACAAACCTTCGCCAAACTGTTCGACAGCTGGCAACCACGAGGGCCCCCGAGCAAGGGGAGCGCCACGCACAGCCAAGCCTACATCCTCGAATTCATCAGTAACCACGGGAGACGGCTCGAAACGTGTGAAGCCATAGAGGCACGCCACTTCGCGTAGCCGATGCACAGCTACAAGGGCTGAGATGCCGCGCAAGATCGGCGAGCTCGTTGGGTCCCATTCTGCGCGCGTAAGCGTTTCGGCATGCAAGAGCGCGTCGGTAGCCGCAGTCCCAATGGTGGGTTCGCCGCTAGCCAACACGGCGAACTCTGCTAAGCGCGGGTTCTCGGCTTCGTCGCCCTTTTCGCGAGAACTCCGCATTGCAGCGATTCGCGCCCAGACGTCTTCATCGGGATAGCCTTCCAACGTCGCAGCGATGCGGGAGTTGAAGCGTCGTGCTTGCTTCACGTCTCCGGCTGACTCACAGGCTTGGAGTTCCGACCAGACGCTTGCCACCAGATCGGCTAGCTGGTCGACCGACTCCGGCAGAGAAATAACGCGGGTAATTTGCGGGAAATATGTGTTTGTAGCGCTTCGCGTCAGCAGCCGGAGCATGTGGTTGCAGCCGTTCGGATCTCGACCGTTATCGATCCACGGCCACTCGGCCCGGCAAGGTCCCAAGCGACCCGGCAGAAAGAGGTCGTTTAGCGATAACGACGCTCCGCATTCGCAGTAGACGCGGGTCTGCCGAGGATCGCCGGAGGTGCCTCCGTCTTCAAGCCACAACGGTTCCTGGCAACTCGACCGATCGGAAGTATCCTGGTGCACCACCCGCCGCCAGTCCACATCTTGCAGATGGCCGTCCTCGCAGCCGCACACGAAGCGGATCGGCGAAATCTGCCGGCGTTTGCCGTCGTCGCCTCGGTGCTCAAGCCTTTTTGGTGCATCAAGTTGTTGGAAGCGCACGAGCCGCCGACGATTGGGGGGATCACCCGCAATGGCATCGCAAGCGAACCAGCGTGGGAAGATCGTTGCCCTAATCTTCGGAGAAGTTCTCCGCGGATCGCGCAGGTTAAGCGGAGGGGTTCTCAATTGCGGATCGCCGCTCGTTGCCAACCGGCTGTCCCCTTCGAGACGCAGCCGCAAGAGGCGTGACAACCGAGGCTCCTCGATCAGCCGAAAGGCGTCGCGCCGCTGATCCCAATGGTCCAGACCCAGCACCAAGACCGATCGATCCGGCAGATCGAGCATCGCGCCAGGACCGTAGTAGCCGACGAGCTGGCTCAGGCGAATTTCGTTCTCGGCCATCCTCGAACCCTCAGGTGATTGTGTTGCCAAAGGGGTCGAGGATCTCGACCGATGAGACGTGCTCAACGTCGCGCATGGAGCGCGACGCTTTGAACCGCTCGTAATCCGGACCGCTCGCTCTCAAGAGAGGCGATAACGGATCGCGCACGAGTGCTTCGCCCATAGGGTAGCCATAGAACAGGCGTCCGCCATTCTGCGTAGCGTCCGCGGCGAGGTCGATCCACGTTTGGACTAGGGCCTCGACATGGGCGCGCAGCGCCGCGTGCCCGCCGACCACCGGCATCGCACTCGCGCGACGCATCACCTCATCGGCGATAATGGGCTTCAGGTACGCGTAGTTTCCGACTGCTCGCGGCGGCGCTCTCTCCAGAGAGATGCGGCTCGAGGTGACGGGCGAGCGACACGATTGCCGGCGCCAAAGCACGATCAATGGCGCGTGCAGCCCAAGGCGTCACGCTGGTGGCCTCAACGGTTCGGTAGAATGAGGCGTGGAACTGCCGAAAGCCTTCGTAGTGGAGGCGGTCGCGAGCTTTGTGGACGTTAAGGAGGGCGAGGACGAGACCCGGACGATCGGCGATGCGGCCGACGCGGCTGGTCGCCTGAATGTATTCGGCCGATGACTTGGGCTGCCCTTGAACCACCATCAATCCCAGCCGGCCGATATCGAGGCCAACCGAGATCATGTTGGTTGCGAGCGCGACGTCGACGCCGTTCGGGGCGAGGGCCGACCGCGCAAGGGCGTCTTTGGCGGCAGCGACCTTGTCGGTGCTTTCTCGCGACGTGAGTTCAAGCACGTCCCGCAGGGCGCGGTTATCGAATGGCTGATCATTCGGATCCGCCCGACGGCGGCGCGTGCCGTAGTCGGCGAGTTTGGTCCTCACCTCGTCCTCGACGATCCGCCTGGCGCCCCCGAGCTCCCGCAGCGCGTTGAAGTAGCAGAGGGCCGTGAGGTATGGGTCGACGGCGTCTCCCACGGGCATGTCCTTGGCGCCGGCCGCGAGCAAGGTGGTCAAAGCTCTAAGGAAGAGGAGCTTCGGTCCTTTGCCAGGCGCTGCGAGCCCGACGTAGAGGCGGCCGGGTGCTCCATGAATTGGAGTTGTGCAGGCAAAGAAAGAGTCGCGCCTATTCGGTCCTGGCGGGGGGAAGACCGCCGTACGCGGGCGATCAAACAGAGCCTTAATTTGCGTCTCCGCCCGACGGACCGTGGCCGTGCTGGCGACGATCTTGGGTCTCACCGTCTGTTCACCGTGCTTGCGCGACGACAGGCGGTCGAGCGCAAGCTCGTAAAGCGCTGCGACGGTGCCGAGCGGTCCGCTGATTAGATGCAGCTCGTCCTGGATGATCAATGTGGGCGGCAGGAGTCGCGCGCTGCCGAACAGTTTGCGCCCTACGCCAGGCTCGGCGGCGCCATAGAACCCGTTGTCATCCTCGCGATCGACATGGTCGAAGAAGGCGCCCACGTTGGCGAGGAACGGCAAGCCGGCGAACTTGTCGACGGTCGCAATCAGGAAGGCTGGGAGCCGCCGATAGATCGCTTCGTCGACGGTCAGAACTGGGAGTGGCTTGCCTGACCCGAAAGCGCAGCGTGAGTTCGCGCAGCCGATTTCCATGTTCTTGGGCGCGAGGTCGCTTGGCGTGCAGCGAAAACTGTCGACGGTGAATGGCTCCGCACACCAGGGGCATTGCTTGATCGGCGCGGGGGCTCCACCCCGGCCGTTGCGGTAGCGACGAATGCGGCCGATCGCTGTTTCAGGACCAGCTTGCTTCTTCGTCCCAAGCCTGTTCGGCGTTGCTGCCGACCCGACCCATAGGCCGATCTCGATGGGCCAGTCTCCCAATGTCCTCCGCTCGCCCTCCTTCCAGATGGGCTCGTCGCGCATGAGCTCAAGCGCGCAGATGACTCCTGCTGCGCGGGTAAGCTGATCGAGCGTGAGCAGCCGCAAGGTGTAACGCATCAGCACCGCGACCCCGGCGCCGAGCTTGCCGCTGTTCGTGATGCGACGATGCGCAATCGTCCAAGCGGCGAGGCCGAGGTAGGCTTCTGTCTTGCCGCCTCCCGTTGGGAAGAACAGGAGGTCGACAGTCTCGCGGTCGTCATGCAGCGGGTCGTGAAGCCCCGACAGGTTCAGGAGGATGAAGGCGAGCTGAAATGGGCGCCAGACCGGGGCGCGCTGGGCAGCTGGATCACCGCCATGGCCTGCCCCGCGCTGACGGTTGGCGCGAGCGACCGCCTCGTTCATGGCGCGGAAAGCGAGCCGCGCATGTGGATCGCGTGCGAGGAGCGCGATCCCGTCGGCAATCCTTCGGCTCGCGTCATGGGCGCCTTTGATGAGCCGTTGGGCAGTGGCTTGACGCGGCGCGCCCGCGATCGTTGGAACCACGGCGTTCTGAGCCGAGATCCATATGTCATAGGCCGCCGGCAAACCTTCCAGCGCGCGTCGGAGTTCGGCCGGTCCGACGGTAGCAAGGTCCGCGAGCGCCTCCATGCCGAAGGTGACGGTTGGAATCTGCTCGTTCGGTTCGACGCGCTCAACTTCGGCGGTCGGCAGGTGGTCGGTCGTCGCCTCACGCACGAAGCCGTCCAGATCGGCTTCCCAGCGGGCTGACGTATTCACGCCGACGGCAAATTCATAGTCATCGCGGTAGTGCAGGTCGCCTATCGCCTCGTCCAAGTCTTTCGAGTCGAACCCGCGCATGTTTGCGCGGGGATGTAGACCCGCCTCGCATCGTACCCCGAGGCGCACCTGGAACGCGTAGGTCACGTCCTGATACCGTCGGCGCACGGAGCTCCTGCGGTTCACGACCATCAACGTGAGCACGCGAAGCGACCTCAAGATCCCGTTGGGCTCAACCAAGGCATAGGGTCGCGCGTGCACCTCGATTTGAAGGGCTCCCGACGGTCGCTGCGCGCCGCCTGAGGCGGGAACCGTGATGGTGCTCCGCCGCCCATCCTCCGGCACGGGTACGCGCATCGCGGCATGGCCCGGAACGCGCTCCCATTCGACCTCGGGCGCGTCGGCCGCCTCATCGAGCAGTTGCTCTGCGCTGAGTGGAGGCGAGGTCACGTAATCGCCCCAGCACAACTCGACTTCCACGTCAGCCACCGAGGCGTCGAGGAGAACTGTTAGGCCGAGAGATGACGGGGCGCGGACGCGGACGGCTGGGCCCAAGTCCTCGGGCGCATCGTCAGCGGCCCGGGCAGGCCCGGCGTCACTGTCCGCGCCTAGGTCATCACCGACGAGCGGATCGCCTTCCTCGAATAGATCGTCAGCTTGCTCGGCCTCGGCCGTAGGGCCGTCTGGCTCCGGCACCGGCGCGAGAAATCCAGTTACGTACCAGCCTGACGGTTTCTCGCGCAGCCGTTCGCGCGCCAAATCGATGTCCTGCGGCCAAGGACCGATCAGGTCGCGCCGAAGCGTCTCGACCATGCGCGAACGGATGTCTTTCGAGGTCGGGGAGGTCACGCGATTTTTCCTTCCCGCTGCGCAAGCTCGACGAGGGTGCGGCTAAGCCACTCCTGACGGTAGGGGAGCTTCAGGGGCGTCTTGGGACGATAGCCCGCATCGTCGAGGAGCCGCTCGAAAGAGACAAGCCGATCGCGCAATCCGAGCCGCACCCCGATGCGTAGGCTCGCCTTGTCGGGCCCGCAGAGGACCCACGCATCGCCGCGCGCCAGTGCATGAGTCCAAAGCGCTTTCTCGCCGGTATCGAGCAGGGCGATGTCCCCGTCCTGCAACAAGGCCGCCGCGCGCTCTGCGTCGGACACGACGTGTATGCCCTTAAGCCCCGCGCGAAGTACCGCGCCGTCAATCTGCTGCTCGGGACGGCGGTTCTGGAAGCCGGTCTGGGTTTCGATCACGCACTCATCCACGGTCTCGAGTGAATAGCCGCCACAGAGCGCGCGCCAACCGTCGACCCGCCACGCCTCGATGACAACGTTGGTGTCTACCAGGACAGGGCCTCGCCAGCGCGCCATGGCCGCCTCAAAGCTCGTAGGGCGCCGGCACGCCGTGTTGCTCGAAGAGTTGAGCAAGGTCATCGACGGGCATGCCAAGGATGCCAGAGATCTTTCGAGTCGAGACGCGGCCCTCGTCGATCGCGCGGGCGACGATCTCGACAAACCTGCGCGAGAACAGCGGCGGCCCCTCACGAATGGCGGCGTCTTCGAAAAGGCCTGCTTGCCGACCGTTATTGCGCAGGGCATCGCCCGGAATGAGCCGCTCCGTGGCGCGGTCGATCATCTCGAGCGAGACGAGCCGCCATTTCAGCGCCAGCGAGCTGACACCCAGGCGATCGGCCGTCGCGTTGAGCGCCGCCGGCAGGACGTCGACGCCGAGCGTCTTCCACGGCTCCGCGGCTCCTATGACTTTCTTCGGCATCAGCAGCCCTGCCGCGAAGCAGTCGGCGAGCTGTTCGACACGCGAGCGCTTTCCGGTTCCCGAATTGTCCTCCACCCGCTCCGGCGGCATCGCATCCCAGGTCAGAATGTGAAAAAGCTCGTGCGCGAGGTCGAAGTGTCGGCGGCCGGGAACCTCGTTCCGATTGATGAGCACCACATCGAGGTCGGCCAGGCGGCAGGCCGCACCGGAAATCTTGTCGTCGTTGGGCTCGACCATCAGCACGAGGATCGAAAGCTCGCGCTCCATCGTCTCGGCGAGCCGGAAAGCGGGAGCATCGCCTAGTTCGTAGGCCGCGACGAAGCGTTCGCCCGCCTCCTCGGCGTCCTCGAAGCGGGAGTGCTTCGTCAGGGTGAGGGCATGGCGCAGGAGCGCCGGTTTCTCGCCGACATCGCTGCCGAGCGCCCGGAAGGCGGCGATCAGCTGGCCGGCGATCCGCTCATAGGCATCGAGGCGAGCGGGCGCGACGCCGGACTGGCGCCAATTGAACCGCCCCTCGCCGCCGACGAGGCGGAACGGGTCCGTGAAATAGTCGAGATCAGTCTTCAGCTCGCGGACGGCCGTGAGCAGTTCCTCGGCCGAGAGCTTCCGCTCCCCCGTCTCGATAGCCGAGACTGTCTGGCGGTCCTTGAAGCCGAAAACACGCGCGAGGTCGTCCTGCGAGAGATTTCTGGTCTCCCGTAGGGCTTTCAAGCGCTGTCCGATGAGCGCTTGCATCATCGCTCTATCCTCCACACCTGGACATTTATCTTGCGAAAGTCAGATTGCAAGATTATGTTGCGATCTCTTAACGAGCTGTGAATTGGAGTGTCCAATATGCCACAGGCGAAGCAGCCGGGCCTGAATGGTCGGCACAGGAACGATGATGGGCAGGCGCGGGCCAAGCGCGGCGACACGCTGGTCGGGACGTTGCGCAAGACCTATGGCGAGGATTTCGCCGAGGGGCGGCGCAGCGACATGCGCCTCGATACCCTCCTGAAGCGCGAGGGAGTGCCGTCGCTGAACGATCTGCTGGAAGGCAAGGGGAAGACCGGACAGTAGGTTCCAGGCGGGCAGGCCGAGCGGTCTCACGAAGCATAGGCTTCGTGCAGCGCGGCTTGCCGCTCGACCGCCAAACGTTGCTCGCGTGAGAAGCGGAGCTCGTCGAGTGTCTCGTCGACAAGTTCGACCGGCTCGGCCATCGCAGTGAAATGCCGACGGCGGCCCCATGCGAGCATATCTTCGGAAGCGAGAGATTGGACGGCCGCTTCTAGGTTTCGCAGGTCGACCGGGAGAGCGTCGACAGGCAAGAACGACGCTCGACAGTGCCGTCGGATGAAAGTGTTTCGTAGCCGTTTCGCCAAACGCGCGTCGGCGCCGTCGTCCCTCTTTGCACGCCACATGCGCCCGACATTGTAGGCATGCGAGAACTTGTGGCTACGTCCCTCTGAACCAGCTGCATGCCGATTGTGGATGCGATCGAAGAACCCGCTTTGGGCGGACGAGGTGATGCCGATGTAGCGGATATCGCCACCATGGTCGTGGAGCGCGTATATGCCATGCTGGTTTGGCAGGACGTCAAGCCTCGACGGTTCGATCATCGTCAAATGCCGAAGAACGGCTGCGGGAGAGAGCGTCACGCCGCCTCGTCCTCGTCGCTTCCCTCGTCGCCTGCCGCTGCGGCCGGCGCGAGGCCCATCGCCCGCTCCTCGGCCGCCCTCTCGGCGTTGAGGGCGAGGAGGCGGGCTAGCACCTCGTCGCGGAAGGTGGAGGTCCAGAAGAGGCGGCCCTGGTAGGTGTGGTCATCCTCGGGCTCGCCGGTGCGATAGCCCTTGCCGTTCTCGTCGGCCGGCTTTTCGAGGAAAACAGGCGCGGCGCGCTCGGCGAGATCGTCCCAGCCATAAGCGCGGAGCACGGCGCGATCCATCTCGGCGTGAAGCTCGCGCAGGCGCTCGATGTCGGCCGCGCGCTGGCCCTCGTCGTGGAAACGGTTGTAGGCCTTCGTCATTCCCTCGTTGCGGGCGATCATCAGCGCCGCGCGGTGATCATGATAGGCCTGGCCCGCGGCTTCGAGGGCCACGTGCGCCTCGAAGCCTGGCGGGAAGGGGAAGGTCTCGAAGCAGTCGTCCTTCACATACGTGAGGCGATCCTCAAAGCTGGTACCTACGAAGCGCCCCCAAACCTCATGCAGCCGCGATTGTAGGACTGCAAATGTACTAAAGCCCTCTTTTGCAAACACATTCAGATTCTGAGAGTACACAAGGCTCCTCGGCAGGAAGGCTAGGGCATGATGCGGGGTAGCCTTACTTGAGTTAGCCATAACCTGCGCCAGCGGCGCAGCAGCGGTGTATAGCTCACCTCTCCGACGCTCAAAGTGCCACCAATGAGCAGTCGAATGGGAACCACGTTTCCCCTTTACTCGCCGCTTGACTATCTCAAGCAGGTCTGGCCAGTCGTTCGCCACCGGCTCCGGATAATCACCTGGCACGACGCCCTCGCGAAGCCAGTCGCGCCGCCGCTTCTCGCAGGCCTCCGTCCCGGCATTCATGAACCAGGACGGCAGAGCGGCATCGCGCTTGAGCGGAAAATCCGCGAAATCGATCACGTAGCGATGATGAGCGTGGGCCGGTGACGTGGTGACCTCCTCGCCGCCGATGAAGGGAAAGATGCGCTCGCAGTTGCGAGGGTCTTTAGCAATCAGCGCGCGCATTGTCTCAAGGCTCTCCGCCTCGCCTTTGGCGGCGGCCGCGTCGTCGAAGGTGAAACCCATGCCGAGCACAATGGAGCCCTGGAATGCCTTGCGGGCGTTGGCGGCGAGCCGCGCCGGCGCGTGGTCGAGATCGCCCGCGACGAGATAGGCCGAGATGCGGCGCACGGAGCGGCCGTCGAGCACCGCGAGCCGTTCAACGCCGGACGCGTCCGGCGCACGCTTCGCAACATGGACGACGCTGACCACCACCGCCGCCTCGCCCGGCCATTTCAACCGCCGCATGGCGCGAATAATCGCGCCGCCCTCCCCCAGAATCGCCGCGAGCCCCGTATCGCGCGTGTCGCCCTGACCGATCGTATTTGTAGCGATGAGGCCGAAGGCGCCGCCCTGCAGGAGCAGCCCAAAGGCGCGGCGGAAGAAGTGCGCCACGAGGTCGGCGTTGCCGTGGGCGCCCTCATGCAGCGTCTGAAGCCAGGGCAGGTAGTGCTCCCGGTTGCCGGCGATGGTCGTGTTCTTGCCTGCGAAGGGCGGGTTGCCGACGATCGCATCGAAGCCGGGGTTCGCGCCCGAAAACACCTCCGGGAACTCGATCGGCCAATGGAAGGGCGTCAGCGGGTACGGATCCATCCGGAGGCTCTTGGCGGCGGCGCGCAACTCGTCCCACCTGACCGGATCGCCCGCAACCCAGCTCTCGACCGTGGCGCGGCGCTTTTCCCTCGCGCGCGGCTTGTCCTCCGCGAAAAAGGCCGAAAGCACAGCGTCGCCCAGCACGCGCACATCGGCGACCTTCGTCTCGACGAAACGGTGCTTCTGTTCCAGCACGGCGCGCAGCATGTCGTCCGGCGCGGACTGGATTTCTGCGCGCGCTTCCGTCGCCTCAGCGACGCGATCCGCCACGAACTTGCGGAACAGCGGCAGGCCGGGCTTCGAGGCGTCCCAATGCATCGCCGCAATCTGCTTCGCGTCGAGCCCGACGAGGCTGTCGCCGCATTTGAGCGCGTGATCGAGAAAGGTGAACTCGTGGTCGCGCGCGAGCGTGGCGAGCCAAAGCGAGAGCTTCGCCAGCTCCACCGCGCGTGGGTTCTTGTCGACCCCATAGATGCAGCGCTGCGCGACGAGGCGTCGGGCGTGCAGGTCTTCGTCCTCGTCAGGCGGGATCGTGGGCCGCGTCTCAGGCCAGCGGGCCCAAGCTTTCACCAGACGCGTCGCCAGCTGCCGGCAGGCCTCAACCAGGAAGGCGCCCGAGCCCATGGCCGGGTCGCAGACCTTCAGCGCCAGCACCTCGTCCGGCTTCGCGTCCGGTCCCAGCCGCTCAAAGGCCGGCTTCAGCGCGTGCCGGACGATCGGCTCGGTGAGGCTGCGCGGCGTGTAGTGGCTGCCCGTGTGCCGCCGTTCGTCGGTCGGCTGGAGCAGCGGCGAGCCGGGGGCGCTCGGCGTGCCGCCGGGCGAGCCGCGCTCGTCGACGCGAGGCTTGAGCGCCGCCTCGACCTCCGGCAGCGATCTCGCCGCCGCGAGCACCTTCGCGACCCTGTCGGGCAGCTTGACGTCATAGACTTCCTTCAGCCGCTTCTGCCGCTCGGCGGCCTTGCACGCGGCCAATTCGGCGAGATCGACGAAGACGGGCACCTTGTCGTTCTTGCCGCCGCGCAAAGCGAGCGCCGGCCCGGCCGCGGTCTCGACGGTGAAGCCCATCACCGTCTCGTAGACGGAGCCGATCTGCTCGACGTCGAGCGTGCGGTAGGACAACCGCTCGCCGCCGAGCACGAGAAGCTTGTCGAGCACGCCGAGAATGCAGCCGTCCGAGACCGTCGCGGGCCTGATCGGATCGGTGGGCTCATCCTGGCCCATCAGGAAAGGGTAGGCCGTCGGATCGAAGAGATCGCCGCCGCGCCCCCGGATGAAGCCGTCGCCGCCGCCCCGATGTACGAGGCGGAACAGGACGAGGAGCCGCGCCCACGCGCCGCGCCGCTCTTCCATCGTGTCGGGGTAGCGCGCCAGGTCCGCGTTAAGCTTCGCGTGCAGGGCGCGCACGCCGTAGCCCTGATCGTAGAGTCGCCGCAACTCCTCGTCGGTCGCCGAAGGGATGAGGCCGCGATCCTCAGCATAGAGGAGGAAGACGAGCCTGAGCAGAACGGTGAGCAGGCCGCCATAGAGATGATCGGGCCTGTCGGCCGCGAGCTTGGCGACGCGGGCTTCGTCCGCCGCGTGCAGCCCGCGCAGAAGCTGATGCAGGGCGCCGAGAACCTGCTCGGCGAGCTTGGCAGACACCTCGGCCTGCGCGTCGCGGCTCTGCTTCAGGAGGCCCGGCAGGCGCCGCTCCGGCGGCTCATTGTGCAGGCGGAAGGCGTTTAGCGCGAGCTTCAGCCCCCCAAGCATCGGGCGGGCGGCGATCGTCGCCAGCGCCCGGATCGGCCAGGACAGCCAGCCGCTCGTCTCGCCCTTGGGCGCGTAGACGAGCCGGATCTGGTCATCGGTGACGAGCAGCCCGGCGCGCATGCCGATCTCGTTCTCGCGCAGCAGCCGCTCGAAGCGCTGGTGCGGGGTCGCCTCCCAGCCCGCGAGCGCGCCGCGCTTGTCGGGTTCGACGCCTGGCGCCTCGATGCGAACGAGCAAGGTCGGGCTGCCCTCGGGATCGATGACGCTCCAATGCGGCT
This portion of the Bosea sp. OAE506 genome encodes:
- a CDS encoding DUF1998 domain-containing protein — encoded protein: MAENEIRLSQLVGYYGPGAMLDLPDRSVLVLGLDHWDQRRDAFRLIEEPRLSRLLRLRLEGDSRLATSGDPQLRTPPLNLRDPRRTSPKIRATIFPRWFACDAIAGDPPNRRRLVRFQQLDAPKRLEHRGDDGKRRQISPIRFVCGCEDGHLQDVDWRRVVHQDTSDRSSCQEPLWLEDGGTSGDPRQTRVYCECGASLSLNDLFLPGRLGPCRAEWPWIDNGRDPNGCNHMLRLLTRSATNTYFPQITRVISLPESVDQLADLVASVWSELQACESAGDVKQARRFNSRIAATLEGYPDEDVWARIAAMRSSREKGDEAENPRLAEFAVLASGEPTIGTAATDALLHAETLTRAEWDPTSSPILRGISALVAVHRLREVACLYGFTRFEPSPVVTDEFEDVGLAVRGAPLARGPSWLPAVEQFGEGLFLTLDRNVLQSWRSRPAVRDRIASIQAGADRWVQQRRQRGENISNGAIRDQLRPEYLVAHSLAHALIAEVAIDCGYPASSIRERIYIGPSLGAEVPSVGILIYTASAGNQGTLGGLVEVSRRFGQVLEAALERQRLCSGDPVCADHEPASAAEDRTLHGAACHGCLVIAETSCEARNLFLDRALLIDTVAQVGIAYF
- the drmA gene encoding DISARM system helicase DrmA; this encodes MTSPTSKDIRSRMVETLRRDLIGPWPQDIDLARERLREKPSGWYVTGFLAPVPEPDGPTAEAEQADDLFEEGDPLVGDDLGADSDAGPARAADDAPEDLGPAVRVRAPSSLGLTVLLDASVADVEVELCWGDYVTSPPLSAEQLLDEAADAPEVEWERVPGHAAMRVPVPEDGRRSTITVPASGGAQRPSGALQIEVHARPYALVEPNGILRSLRVLTLMVVNRRSSVRRRYQDVTYAFQVRLGVRCEAGLHPRANMRGFDSKDLDEAIGDLHYRDDYEFAVGVNTSARWEADLDGFVREATTDHLPTAEVERVEPNEQIPTVTFGMEALADLATVGPAELRRALEGLPAAYDIWISAQNAVVPTIAGAPRQATAQRLIKGAHDASRRIADGIALLARDPHARLAFRAMNEAVARANRQRGAGHGGDPAAQRAPVWRPFQLAFILLNLSGLHDPLHDDRETVDLLFFPTGGGKTEAYLGLAAWTIAHRRITNSGKLGAGVAVLMRYTLRLLTLDQLTRAAGVICALELMRDEPIWKEGERRTLGDWPIEIGLWVGSAATPNRLGTKKQAGPETAIGRIRRYRNGRGGAPAPIKQCPWCAEPFTVDSFRCTPSDLAPKNMEIGCANSRCAFGSGKPLPVLTVDEAIYRRLPAFLIATVDKFAGLPFLANVGAFFDHVDREDDNGFYGAAEPGVGRKLFGSARLLPPTLIIQDELHLISGPLGTVAALYELALDRLSSRKHGEQTVRPKIVASTATVRRAETQIKALFDRPRTAVFPPPGPNRRDSFFACTTPIHGAPGRLYVGLAAPGKGPKLLFLRALTTLLAAGAKDMPVGDAVDPYLTALCYFNALRELGGARRIVEDEVRTKLADYGTRRRRADPNDQPFDNRALRDVLELTSRESTDKVAAAKDALARSALAPNGVDVALATNMISVGLDIGRLGLMVVQGQPKSSAEYIQATSRVGRIADRPGLVLALLNVHKARDRLHYEGFRQFHASFYRTVEATSVTPWAARAIDRALAPAIVSLARHLEPHLSGESAAASSRKLRVPEAHYRR
- a CDS encoding XRE family transcriptional regulator, which produces MQALIGQRLKALRETRNLSQDDLARVFGFKDRQTVSAIETGERKLSAEELLTAVRELKTDLDYFTDPFRLVGGEGRFNWRQSGVAPARLDAYERIAGQLIAAFRALGSDVGEKPALLRHALTLTKHSRFEDAEEAGERFVAAYELGDAPAFRLAETMERELSILVLMVEPNDDKISGAACRLADLDVVLINRNEVPGRRHFDLAHELFHILTWDAMPPERVEDNSGTGKRSRVEQLADCFAAGLLMPKKVIGAAEPWKTLGVDVLPAALNATADRLGVSSLALKWRLVSLEMIDRATERLIPGDALRNNGRQAGLFEDAAIREGPPLFSRRFVEIVARAIDEGRVSTRKISGILGMPVDDLAQLFEQHGVPAPYEL
- a CDS encoding DNA methyltransferase; this translates as MSAKLAEQVLGALHQLLRGLHAADEARVAKLAADRPDHLYGGLLTVLLRLVFLLYAEDRGLIPSATDEELRRLYDQGYGVRALHAKLNADLARYPDTMEERRGAWARLLVLFRLVHRGGGDGFIRGRGGDLFDPTAYPFLMGQDEPTDPIRPATVSDGCILGVLDKLLVLGGERLSYRTLDVEQIGSVYETVMGFTVETAAGPALALRGGKNDKVPVFVDLAELAACKAAERQKRLKEVYDVKLPDRVAKVLAAARSLPEVEAALKPRVDERGSPGGTPSAPGSPLLQPTDERRHTGSHYTPRSLTEPIVRHALKPAFERLGPDAKPDEVLALKVCDPAMGSGAFLVEACRQLATRLVKAWARWPETRPTIPPDEDEDLHARRLVAQRCIYGVDKNPRAVELAKLSLWLATLARDHEFTFLDHALKCGDSLVGLDAKQIAAMHWDASKPGLPLFRKFVADRVAEATEARAEIQSAPDDMLRAVLEQKHRFVETKVADVRVLGDAVLSAFFAEDKPRAREKRRATVESWVAGDPVRWDELRAAAKSLRMDPYPLTPFHWPIEFPEVFSGANPGFDAIVGNPPFAGKNTTIAGNREHYLPWLQTLHEGAHGNADLVAHFFRRAFGLLLQGGAFGLIATNTIGQGDTRDTGLAAILGEGGAIIRAMRRLKWPGEAAVVVSVVHVAKRAPDASGVERLAVLDGRSVRRISAYLVAGDLDHAPARLAANARKAFQGSIVLGMGFTFDDAAAAKGEAESLETMRALIAKDPRNCERIFPFIGGEEVTTSPAHAHHRYVIDFADFPLKRDAALPSWFMNAGTEACEKRRRDWLREGVVPGDYPEPVANDWPDLLEIVKRRVKGKRGSHSTAHWWHFERRRGELYTAAAPLAQVMANSSKATPHHALAFLPRSLVYSQNLNVFAKEGFSTFAVLQSRLHEVWGRFVGTSFEDRLTYVKDDCFETFPFPPGFEAHVALEAAGQAYHDHRAALMIARNEGMTKAYNRFHDEGQRAADIERLRELHAEMDRAVLRAYGWDDLAERAAPVFLEKPADENGKGYRTGEPEDDHTYQGRLFWTSTFRDEVLARLLALNAERAAEERAMGLAPAAAAGDEGSDEDEAA